The window ACAAGCGATTACCCAAGCCAAGTGCCACCAAATCAAAACCTGTCAACCAACCAAAGAAGGCATGCCCCAATTCATGGAGAATGAGAGTCAGGTAAAAACTACCTAGAAACCAGACATAACCTAGACCAAACACCCACAATCCATGGAAGGAATCATTTTCTGGTAACAGCTGAGCCATCCCATAAGTCGAATACATGGCACTCGCGAAACCACAAAGAACAGAAACACCTATAACAAACCAATTCCACACTTTTTTCATAGCAAACCTCCGTTTTATATAGTATAACAAGCAAAGACTAGGAAACCTAGTCTTTGCTTGTTTTTTTTAGCAACCTTATTCTTAGGAATTAGGGTCGTCCAAGCTACGTCCGTGCAAGCCTTTTTCACGTTGGACTTGACGGAGTTTTTCAGGCGTCACATCATTGCCATCCTCATCGACGACCTTGATACCTTCGACATGGGCACGCACACTACGGCGGTAGCCCTCGATGTACTCCTCACGAAGAGCCGCTTGTTCCTGCAACTCCGCTTCTGTCAAACCCT is drawn from Streptococcus sp. 29892 and contains these coding sequences:
- a CDS encoding DUF896 family protein — protein: MEQAKIDRINELARKKKAEGLTEAELQEQAALREEYIEGYRRSVRAHVEGIKVVDEDGNDVTPEKLRQVQREKGLHGRSLDDPNS